In one window of Musa acuminata AAA Group cultivar baxijiao chromosome BXJ3-2, Cavendish_Baxijiao_AAA, whole genome shotgun sequence DNA:
- the LOC103976180 gene encoding OBERON-like protein produces the protein MGTSSGANHHHHQPPLPMLPPRQHPRSAGLQTSLSLASSDPAASLDTQEPGSNSDQGQDSHTESASSRETWPIETNRSDAIAVNKVDKEKEGENEVAELQVVRRISNANRLSLHEVARDRVEVVSEKMKVMPDELLEELKTELRVILEGTGGSHHIEEFLYLQKLVQGRVDLTAKSLATAHHVQLEILVSINTGIQAFLHPSVSVPQGRLIEVFLYKRCRNIACQSVLPADECSCEICTSRNGFCNLCMCVICNKFDFEVNTCRWIGCDTCTHWTHTDCAMRVGQIGTGQSVKSAVGHAEMLFRCQACHRTSELLGWVKDVFQQCAPGWDREALMRELDFVSKIFHLSQDPKGRKLYRKCGELVEKLKGGIPESMACRMLLLFFQELELDSPKNSESDEVGRLISPQEACNKIAEVVQEAVRKMEMVAEEKMRMFKRARLALEACDREVEDKAREVQELKMERQRKKQQVEELESIIRLKQAEAEMFQLKANEAKQEAERLQSIASAKSEKAEDYASMYLKRRLEEAEAEKQYLYEKIKLQESQRAPPGSSSGGGGSGDPAQAQMLNKIQDLLKNVFSVPPKKEGQQSK, from the exons ATGGGTACTTCTTCGGGTGCAAACCACCATCATCACCAACCACCACTACCTATGCTACCACCACGACAGCATCCAAGATCTGCAGGACTGCAGACGTCCCTGTCCCTTGCTTCATCAGACCCTGCAGCATCACTTGACACCCAAGAACCAGGATCAAACTCTGACCAAGGGCAGGACTCACACACTGAGAGCGCCAGCTCTCGTGAGACCTGGCCCATTGAGACAAACCGTTCTGATGCCATTGCAGTAAATAAAGTAGACAAGGAAAAGGAAGGAGAGAATGAAGTCGCTGAACTGCAGGTCGTTCGGAGGATTTCCAATGCAAACAGGCTGTCACTTCATGAAGTTGCTCGAGACAGGGTTGAGGTTGTCTCTGAGAAAATGAAGGTTATGCCAGATGAGCTTCTAGAGGAGCTTAAAACTGAACTTCGGGTGATTCTTGAGGGTACAGGGGGTTCCCATCACATAGAAGAGTTTTTGTATCTCCAGAAGCTTGTGCAGGGGAGAGTTGACCTGACAGCTAAATCCCTTGCTACTGCTCATCATGTGCAGCTCGAAATTCTCGTTTCTATCAATACAGGCATTCAGGCCTTTTTGCATCCGAGTGTCAGTGTTCCACAGGGTCGCCTCATCGAGGTTTTCTTGTACAAGAGGTGCAGGAACATCGCTTGTCAAAGTGTTCTTCCTGCAGATGAATGTAGCTGTGAGATATGTACCAGTAGGAATGGTTTCTGCAATCTCTGCATGTGTGTGATCTGCAACAAGTTTGATTTTGAGGTTAATACATGTCGCTGGATCGGATGTGATACATGCACACACTGGACTCACACAGATTGTGCCATGCGGGTTGGCCAAATTGGGACAGGTCAGTCTGTTAAGAGTGCTGTTGGCCATGCTGAGATGCTTTTCAGGTGCCAAGCATGCCACAGAACATCTGAGTTGTTAGGATGGGTTAAAGATGTGTTCCAGCAGTGCGCTCCTGGGTGGGACCGAGAGGCCTTGATGCGGGAACTCGACTTTGTTAGTAAGATTTTTCACTTAAGTCAGGATCCTAAAGGAAGGAAATTATATCGGAAGTGTGGTGAACTCGTAGAGAAGTTAAAAGGTGGGATACCTGAGTCCATGGCTTGCAGAatgctccttctcttcttccaag AGCTTGAATTAGATTCACCAAAGAATTCTGAAAGCGATGAAGTTGGGCGTCTGATTTCTCCACAAGAAGCTTGCAATAAAATTGCTGAGGTGGTCCAAGAAGCTGTGAGAAAGATGGAGATGGTTGCAGAGGAGAAAATGCGGATGTTCAAGCGGGCTCGTCTAGCTCTCGAAGCCTGCGATCGTGAGGTTGAGGACAAAgcccgagaagttcaggagctaaaAATGGAGAGGCAGAGGAAAAAACAGCAGGTGGAGGAACTAGAGAGCATCATCAGGCTTAAGCAGGCTGAGGCTGAGATGTTCCAACTAAAGGCCAATGAGGCCAAGCAGGAGGCTGAGAGGCTGCAGAGCATTGCATCAGCCAAATCGGAGAAGGCTGAGGACTATGCTAGTATGTACTTGAAGCGTCGTCTAGAGGAAGCAGAAGCTGAGAAGCAGTATCTATACGAAAAGATAAAGCTCCAGGAGAGCCAGCGTGCTCCACCGGGGAGCAGCAGTGGCGGAGGTGGCAGCGGTGACCCTGCACAGGCTCAGATGCTAAACAAAATCCAGGACTTGTTGAAGAATGTGTTCAGTGTGCCTCCTAAGAAAGAAGGGCAGCAATCCAAATGA
- the LOC135631722 gene encoding protein CURLY FLAG LEAF 1-like, producing the protein MGEEKQSKGQVLTMMDQTELSLGPSSSTLSKKTQSSSSESEGCGRRKRKQIWDANPRQTSIELQLNDPLPLDWERCLDLQTGRIYYMNRKTLKRSWSRPKEQNLDLELNISTFSSSEETPNSRSTTPEEAKKQHSSCGSMAAVVCVNCHLLVMLCKSSPSCPNCKCMQTPLPSAPQAPPPKLQSSKSPETLSLLH; encoded by the exons ATGGGAGAAGAGAAGCAGAGCAAGGGGCAAGTCCTGACGATGATGGATCAAACAGAGCTATCGTTGGGTCCATCTTCGTCGACCTTGAGCAAGAAGACACAGAGTTCCTCTTCGGAATCGGAGGGATGTGgccggaggaagaggaagcagatcTGGGATGCGAACCCCAGGCAAACTAGCATCGAGCTCCAGCTCAATGATCCCTTGCCGCTTGATTGGGAACGCTGCCTTGACCTACAG ACTGGGAGGATCTACTACATGAACAGGAAAACCCTGAAGAGAAGCTGGAGCAGGCCCAAGGAACAAAACCTGGACTTGGAGCTCAACATCTCCACCTTCTCAAGCTCAGAAGAGACGCCGAACTCGAGATCGACAACTCCAGAGGAAGCAAAGAAGCAGCACAGTTCATGTGGCAGCATGGCCGCGGTGGTCTGCGTCAACTGCCACCTCCTCGTCATGCTATGCAAGTCATCTCCTTCATGCCCCAACTGCAAGTGCATGCAAACGCCGCTACCGTCTGCGCCACAAGCACCTCCTCCGAAGCTCCAGTCTTCCAAGTCCCCGGAAACCCTAAGTCTCCTCCACTAG
- the LOC135631977 gene encoding protein BZR1 homolog 1-like: protein MTSGGGRLPTWKERENNKRRERRRRAIAAKIFSGLRALGNYKLPKHCDNNEVLKALCREAGWIVEDDGTTYRKGCKPPPPPPEVATGGPSTNISPCSSSHLLSPLSSSFPSPVHSYHASPSSSSFPSPSRLDNSNNPSVNPSCLLPFLRNLSTLPPLRISNSAPVTPPLSSPTASRPPKIRKPDWDYSAFPQSLFAASAPASPTRGRYHGLPAAIPECDESDASTVGSGRWINFQMTAPASPTYNLVNPGAVPSTNIASSPGGEVLERGRGGMEFEFESGRVKPWEGERIHDVAVDDLDLTLGVGSTASK from the exons AAGCGGCGGGAGCGGCGGCGGAGGGCGATCGCCGCCAAGATCTTCTCCGGGCTACGGGCGCTCGGAAACTACAAGCTGCCCAAGCACTGCGACAACAACGAGGTCCTCAAGGCTCTCTGCCGCGAGGCTGGTTGGATCGTCGAAGACGACGGCACCACCTACCGAAag GGATGCAAGCCACCCCCTCCACCTCCAGAGGTTGCCACAGGAGGCCCGTCGACAAACATAAGCCCTTGCTCTTCTTCGCACCTCCTCAGTCCACTATCCTCTTCGTTCCCGAGTCCCGTTCATTCCTACCATGCAAGCCCATCCTCATCCTCATTCCCAAGCCCGAGTCGTCTTGACAACTCTAACAATCCCAGTGTGAACCcctcttgtcttcttccctttcttcgcaACCTATCCACCCTCCCACCTCTTCGAATATCCAACAGTGCACCTGTCACCCCGCCCCTTTCCTCACCGACTGCCTCCCGCCCACCTAAGATTAGGAAGCCAGACTGGGACTACAGTGCATTCCCCCAGTCTCTGTTTGCTGCCTCCGCCCCTGCTAGCCCTACCCGGGGCCGCTATCATGGGCTTCCTGCTGCTATACCTGAATGTGATGAATCTGATGCCTCCACCGTTGGATCTGGGCGGTGGATCAACTTCCAGATGACAGCCCCAGCATCCCCAACCTACAACCTTGTCAATCCAGGAGCAGTTCCGTCAACGAACATAGCAAGTTCTCCAGGCGGAGAGGTGttggagagggggagaggaggcaTGGAGTTTGAATTCGAGAGCGGTAGGGTGAAACCTTGGGAGGGGGAGAGGATTCATGACGTCGCGGTGGATGATCTTGATCTCACATTGGGGGTGGGAAGCACGGCATCAAAGTGA